A genomic region of Longimicrobiales bacterium contains the following coding sequences:
- the proS gene encoding proline--tRNA ligase, whose amino-acid sequence MADGKKFTPRDEDFAAWYNEVVLKAELADYSPVRGSMVIRPWGYGIWENMQRQLDQMFKDTGHENAYFPLLIPMSFIEKEKAHIEGFAPELAVVTQAGGKELEEPYVIRPTSETIIYSMYAKWVQSYRDLPVLMNQWANVMRWEMRTRLFLRTSEFLWQEGHTAHATAEEAEEETLLILGVYRKFMEDWIGMPPITGLKSESEKFAGSVRSYSCEALMQDNKALQAGTSHFLGQNFAKQFDLKFQSEAGQEEYAWNTSWGVSTRLIGGLVMTHGDDSGVVVPPRLAPVQAVIVPILRGDDTGPVLDKVHEVAGRLKEAGVRVKVDAREHLSPGAKFYEWERKGVPFRIEIGPRDLEQRQIAVARRITPEGEKRKLFLSEDQAIADFPAQLEAFQFELRDAAAARRDANTVRGVSSLDEMQEAFDGGAGFVYSGWSGDQAVEETAKDRMKATIRVLPSEEFRSADTPSKCVSGNGDSAVEVAWARAY is encoded by the coding sequence ATGGCTGATGGCAAGAAGTTTACCCCGCGTGACGAGGACTTCGCGGCTTGGTACAACGAGGTGGTACTGAAGGCGGAACTGGCGGACTATTCGCCCGTTCGGGGTAGCATGGTCATCCGTCCGTGGGGCTATGGCATCTGGGAGAATATGCAGCGCCAGCTCGACCAGATGTTCAAAGACACCGGGCACGAGAACGCTTACTTCCCGCTGCTGATCCCGATGAGCTTCATCGAGAAGGAGAAGGCGCACATCGAGGGGTTCGCCCCGGAACTTGCGGTCGTCACCCAGGCTGGTGGCAAGGAGCTCGAGGAGCCCTATGTCATTCGTCCGACGTCCGAGACGATCATCTATTCGATGTACGCCAAGTGGGTTCAGAGCTATCGGGATCTTCCGGTTCTCATGAACCAGTGGGCGAACGTTATGCGGTGGGAGATGCGCACGCGGCTCTTCCTGCGCACGTCTGAGTTCCTGTGGCAGGAAGGACACACGGCCCACGCGACCGCGGAGGAAGCAGAGGAGGAGACCCTGCTCATTCTCGGGGTCTATCGGAAGTTCATGGAGGACTGGATCGGCATGCCGCCGATTACAGGCCTGAAGTCGGAGTCCGAGAAGTTTGCCGGCTCTGTCCGAAGCTATTCCTGTGAAGCGCTCATGCAGGACAACAAGGCGCTGCAGGCGGGCACGTCTCACTTCCTGGGCCAGAACTTCGCGAAGCAGTTCGATCTGAAATTCCAGTCCGAAGCGGGGCAGGAGGAGTACGCCTGGAATACCTCGTGGGGGGTTTCGACAAGGTTGATCGGCGGACTCGTCATGACCCACGGAGACGACAGCGGTGTCGTGGTTCCGCCGCGGCTGGCGCCGGTTCAGGCTGTGATCGTTCCGATTCTTCGCGGTGACGACACCGGACCGGTTCTCGACAAGGTTCACGAGGTCGCAGGCCGTCTCAAGGAGGCGGGAGTCCGCGTGAAGGTCGACGCGCGGGAGCACCTGTCACCGGGTGCGAAGTTCTACGAATGGGAACGAAAAGGCGTCCCATTCCGGATCGAAATCGGGCCGAGGGACCTGGAGCAGAGGCAGATCGCCGTCGCGCGTCGGATCACGCCTGAGGGTGAGAAGCGGAAGCTCTTTCTCTCGGAAGATCAGGCGATCGCGGATTTCCCGGCTCAGCTCGAGGCGTTCCAGTTCGAATTGCGCGATGCCGCGGCTGCACGCCGTGACGCAAACACGGTGCGAGGTGTGTCCTCACTCGACGAGATGCAGGAAGCGTTCGATGGGGGTGCCGGCTTCGTCTATTCGGGGTGGAGCGGGGACCAGGCAGTTGAAGAGACCGCCAAAGACCGTATGAAGGCGACGATTCGCGTGCTCCCGAGTGAGGAGTTCCGGTCGGCCGACACGCCGTCGAAGTGCGTCTCTGGGAACGGCGACTCCGCCGTGGAGGTGGCTTGGGCCAGAGCGTACTGA
- the hisS gene encoding histidine--tRNA ligase, protein MANSDFARLPGFRDFPPEDFALRAHIQEAWRRVAGRYGFSEYDGPVLEPLNLYVEKSGEEIVGQLFNFTDKGDRTVTMRPEMTPSLARILGDRSRGMSKPIRWFSMPQLYRYERMQRGRLREHFQWNVDVVGEGGVPADAEVLAVAIDGLRELGLTSEDFVARVSDRRLLSALLQALGVTEARLPAAFGIIDKIERMPEDTADGLLQTKAGLDEGQIATLRGLLGATGVEALTESFGGHPDVAPELERLREYVATLDAMGLGDFVSIDLRIVRGLAYYTGIVFELFDRKGELRAICGGGRYDGLLELVGGEPLPAVGFGMGDVVLEDLLRERGLLPEYERTLDYFLVPVTSEQRAESLRIGHVLRDRGHSVAYALKEQGVGKQMKVASKEGAKTVFVLGPEELERGCVVARDMSSGEEREIQLSELV, encoded by the coding sequence ATGGCTAACTCGGACTTCGCGAGGCTTCCCGGATTCAGGGACTTTCCCCCGGAAGACTTCGCACTACGCGCACACATCCAGGAAGCGTGGCGACGGGTGGCCGGTCGTTACGGTTTTTCCGAGTATGACGGCCCCGTGCTCGAGCCGCTCAATCTCTACGTGGAGAAGAGCGGTGAGGAGATCGTCGGTCAGCTCTTCAATTTCACGGATAAGGGCGACCGTACCGTCACGATGCGGCCAGAAATGACGCCGTCGCTCGCGAGAATTCTGGGAGACCGAAGCAGAGGCATGAGCAAGCCGATCCGCTGGTTTTCGATGCCACAGCTCTACCGGTATGAACGAATGCAGCGTGGCCGTCTCCGCGAGCACTTCCAGTGGAATGTCGACGTTGTGGGTGAGGGCGGGGTGCCGGCTGACGCGGAGGTGTTGGCGGTCGCCATCGATGGGCTCCGGGAACTTGGCCTGACGTCGGAAGACTTCGTGGCTCGGGTCTCCGATCGTCGCCTCCTGAGTGCACTTCTTCAGGCGCTGGGCGTGACGGAGGCCCGGCTGCCAGCGGCCTTTGGAATCATCGACAAGATCGAGCGAATGCCGGAGGACACTGCTGACGGGTTGCTGCAGACAAAGGCAGGCTTGGACGAAGGCCAGATTGCGACGCTCCGCGGGCTCTTGGGCGCGACGGGAGTCGAGGCACTCACGGAGAGCTTTGGCGGACATCCCGACGTGGCTCCTGAGCTGGAACGACTCAGAGAGTATGTGGCCACGCTCGACGCGATGGGCCTGGGTGACTTCGTGTCGATAGACCTTAGGATCGTGCGCGGGCTCGCGTACTACACGGGCATCGTCTTCGAACTGTTCGACCGAAAGGGCGAACTCCGAGCCATTTGCGGGGGAGGGCGTTACGACGGCCTCCTCGAACTCGTGGGGGGTGAACCGCTGCCTGCGGTCGGCTTTGGAATGGGCGATGTCGTGCTCGAAGACCTTCTTCGAGAGCGCGGGCTCCTCCCGGAGTACGAGCGGACGCTCGACTACTTCTTGGTGCCGGTGACTTCTGAACAGCGGGCTGAATCGCTGAGGATCGGGCACGTGCTGCGGGATCGCGGCCACAGCGTCGCATACGCTCTAAAGGAACAGGGCGTGGGGAAGCAGATGAAGGTCGCCTCCAAGGAAGGAGCTAAGACCGTTTTCGTGCTTGGCCCCGAGGAGCTTGAGCGCGGGTGTGTGGTCGCTCGCGACATGTCTTCCGGCGAGGAGCGTGAAATCCAGCTGTCGGAGCTGGTGTGA
- a CDS encoding Mur ligase family protein, with protein MERLTEGNTQAPDRLDLPFSDPLVARLFPPLATGVHWGLDRTTRALAALGNPHLSYRTLHIGGTNGKGSVTSMVGSALRANGTRTACYTSPHLCSFRERLLIDGQPLPEEGVVRYAEEILDPVLELGLTFFEAITVLAMHAFAREGAEVAVMEVGLGGRLDATNVVQPEVTAVTNVALDHAEYLGESLLEIAGEKAGIMKAGVPFVTAEISPIILDLFQEMAGEIGAPMIHVDPRALADVEVTASATSMRIETERWGSVALSTPLVGFHQAANAALAVGVLEQLDDSMRPTREALLGGIATVVHPGRDEIREIDGCTWIFDVAHNTAGIRSLVDTLDRLDLPQPHVGLIGVQGDKDWPNMLPELLARTDAAILTQPPSVPEERRWDPGAAAHRVGAAGEVQVVQDFVQAMQTAKERAHGGTVVVTGSVHTVGSAMSVLGLDPLRS; from the coding sequence GTGGAAAGACTGACCGAGGGGAACACGCAGGCTCCGGACCGACTCGACCTTCCGTTTTCGGATCCACTCGTCGCTCGTCTCTTCCCTCCGCTCGCAACGGGGGTGCACTGGGGGCTCGATCGGACAACCCGAGCACTGGCCGCGCTGGGTAACCCACATCTTTCCTATCGGACTTTGCACATTGGCGGCACGAACGGAAAGGGCTCCGTCACCTCGATGGTCGGCTCCGCCCTTCGTGCGAATGGCACGCGGACGGCTTGTTACACAAGTCCTCACCTGTGCTCGTTTCGCGAGCGGCTATTGATTGATGGCCAGCCGCTCCCGGAGGAGGGCGTCGTTCGCTACGCCGAGGAGATCCTCGATCCAGTCCTGGAGCTCGGTCTCACGTTCTTTGAGGCGATCACTGTGCTCGCCATGCATGCATTCGCTCGGGAAGGGGCGGAGGTTGCGGTAATGGAGGTCGGGCTCGGGGGGCGACTCGACGCGACCAATGTCGTGCAACCCGAAGTCACAGCCGTTACCAACGTTGCCTTGGACCACGCGGAATACCTAGGTGAGTCGCTTCTGGAGATCGCTGGCGAGAAGGCGGGCATCATGAAGGCGGGTGTTCCGTTCGTGACCGCGGAGATCTCTCCGATCATCCTAGACCTCTTCCAGGAGATGGCCGGGGAGATCGGGGCTCCGATGATCCATGTCGATCCGCGTGCCCTCGCCGACGTCGAGGTGACGGCAAGCGCGACGTCGATGCGCATCGAGACGGAGCGCTGGGGAAGTGTCGCGCTGAGTACGCCACTCGTCGGCTTCCACCAGGCGGCGAATGCGGCGCTGGCCGTAGGGGTTCTGGAGCAGCTCGACGATTCGATGCGGCCCACGCGCGAGGCGCTTCTGGGAGGTATCGCGACGGTGGTGCACCCGGGGCGCGATGAGATCCGGGAAATCGACGGTTGTACGTGGATTTTTGACGTCGCGCACAACACGGCGGGAATTCGGTCGCTGGTAGATACGCTCGATCGACTCGATCTGCCCCAGCCTCACGTTGGATTGATCGGTGTGCAGGGGGACAAGGATTGGCCGAACATGCTGCCGGAGCTTCTGGCTCGTACCGACGCGGCGATCCTCACCCAGCCTCCCTCGGTTCCCGAGGAGCGACGTTGGGATCCGGGTGCGGCGGCTCACCGCGTAGGTGCTGCAGGCGAAGTGCAGGTCGTGCAGGATTTTGTCCAAGCGATGCAGACGGCGAAGGAACGAGCACACGGGGGGACCGTCGTGGTAACAGGGTCGGTCCACACGGTGGGTTCCGCGATGAGCGTACTAGGGCTGGACCCACTCCGAAGCTGA
- the accD gene encoding acetyl-CoA carboxylase, carboxyltransferase subunit beta has translation MAWFRKNKKPLKAQDRRDVPTDVFDKCKGCSEILYSERLAQNLHVCPTCGYHLRIGADAYVSLLIDSGTFRELDTGLRASDPLTFTDLKPYLDRIVAAEAKGKEEAVISGTGELSGIPLALAVMDFDFIGGSMGSVVGEKIARAGHAALKDKTPLIIVSASGGARMQEGIYSLMQMAKTSTVLARLHEARLPFVSILTHPTTGGVTASYAMLGDVNIAEPGALIGFAGPRVIEETIKQELPAGFQRSEFLCEHGMVDRVVDRRELKGMVAKILRHQYAGWKD, from the coding sequence ATGGCCTGGTTCCGGAAGAACAAAAAGCCCCTTAAGGCTCAGGATAGGCGCGACGTCCCCACGGACGTTTTCGATAAGTGCAAAGGCTGTAGCGAGATTCTTTACAGTGAGCGTCTCGCGCAGAACCTTCACGTCTGCCCGACCTGCGGATACCACCTGCGGATCGGGGCTGACGCGTATGTGAGTCTACTGATCGACAGCGGGACGTTCCGGGAACTCGACACCGGGCTCCGCGCTTCCGACCCGCTCACCTTCACCGACCTGAAGCCCTATCTCGATCGGATCGTGGCAGCAGAGGCGAAAGGCAAGGAAGAGGCGGTGATCTCCGGGACCGGTGAACTGAGCGGGATTCCGTTGGCGCTGGCGGTCATGGATTTCGATTTTATCGGTGGCTCAATGGGCTCGGTCGTGGGTGAGAAAATCGCCCGCGCCGGACATGCAGCCTTGAAGGATAAGACCCCGCTCATCATCGTGAGCGCATCGGGCGGAGCCCGGATGCAGGAAGGGATCTATTCGCTCATGCAGATGGCCAAGACCTCCACGGTGCTGGCGCGACTCCATGAGGCGCGCCTCCCGTTTGTCTCGATCCTCACGCACCCGACCACCGGCGGAGTCACGGCGTCGTACGCGATGCTCGGTGACGTAAATATTGCTGAGCCGGGCGCACTCATCGGGTTTGCCGGCCCCCGGGTCATCGAGGAAACCATCAAGCAGGAGCTTCCCGCTGGCTTTCAGCGTTCCGAGTTCCTCTGCGAGCATGGCATGGTAGACCGGGTCGTCGATCGCCGAGAACTCAAAGGGATGGTGGCGAAGATTCTGCGCCACCAGTACGCGGGGTGGAAAGACTGA
- a CDS encoding FtsW/RodA/SpoVE family cell cycle protein produces the protein MIRLFGYWAIDRQLVGGIIGLSIFGIAMIYSAGQVHVPDVVTERAWVRQIQWFTIALVAFSVLSRVPLRWIEWAAIPSYAVSILLLAVTLVIGEGRGTASGVKSWIDLGLLSFQPAEVAKLATILALAQLLAKREAGLNSLQELLAPGLMVAVPLMLVLRQPDLGTALAFVGILFAMLYWAATPVWLLLLCASPVLGLFLSYATGIWSIYILFVIGCLFLMRYRLSLLESSAVILANFATATISRPLWDSLAAYQQNRILVYLDPQVDPRGAGYQVIQSKLAIGSGEFGGQGFTAGAQKRFDFLPEQHTDFIFAVVGEEFGFVGVALALLAFAFVLSRLVRMASHLGESQVFAGLVLLGIFGAWLVHVFVNIGMTIGVVPITGIPLPFVSYGGTFLFMSWVAVAIAVRVTHERL, from the coding sequence GTGATTCGCCTCTTTGGCTACTGGGCAATCGACCGCCAGCTCGTGGGGGGCATCATCGGGCTGTCGATCTTCGGCATCGCGATGATCTATTCGGCGGGGCAGGTGCATGTGCCCGACGTCGTGACGGAACGAGCCTGGGTCAGACAGATTCAGTGGTTCACGATCGCCTTGGTGGCATTTTCCGTGTTGTCCCGGGTCCCCTTACGCTGGATCGAGTGGGCGGCAATTCCGTCCTATGCAGTCTCCATACTCCTCCTGGCAGTGACACTCGTCATTGGAGAGGGGCGTGGCACTGCATCCGGCGTGAAGAGCTGGATCGACCTGGGACTGTTGAGCTTTCAGCCGGCAGAGGTGGCCAAGCTCGCAACGATCCTCGCCCTTGCTCAACTCTTGGCAAAGAGGGAGGCAGGCCTGAATTCACTTCAGGAGCTTTTGGCTCCGGGACTGATGGTCGCCGTCCCTCTCATGCTTGTGCTCAGGCAGCCGGATCTGGGCACGGCGCTGGCCTTCGTCGGAATCCTATTTGCCATGCTCTACTGGGCGGCGACCCCGGTGTGGCTCCTGCTTCTGTGTGCGAGCCCCGTCCTGGGGCTGTTCCTTTCGTACGCCACAGGCATCTGGTCGATCTACATCCTGTTCGTCATTGGGTGTCTCTTTCTTATGCGCTACCGACTCTCTCTCTTAGAGTCGAGCGCGGTCATCTTAGCCAATTTTGCCACAGCAACGATTTCCAGGCCGTTATGGGACTCGCTCGCCGCATACCAGCAGAATCGCATTTTGGTGTACCTTGATCCCCAAGTAGATCCGCGTGGCGCCGGGTATCAGGTCATCCAGTCCAAGCTGGCGATCGGAAGTGGCGAGTTCGGAGGGCAGGGCTTCACCGCCGGTGCTCAAAAACGATTCGACTTTCTTCCCGAGCAGCACACCGATTTCATTTTCGCGGTCGTGGGAGAAGAATTCGGATTTGTCGGGGTCGCACTCGCCCTGCTTGCCTTCGCTTTCGTTCTCTCTCGCCTGGTGCGAATGGCGTCCCATCTCGGTGAGTCCCAAGTCTTTGCCGGCCTCGTACTGCTCGGTATCTTCGGTGCTTGGTTGGTCCATGTTTTTGTCAATATCGGCATGACCATTGGGGTGGTGCCGATCACCGGGATTCCGCTGCCGTTTGTGAGCTACGGCGGGACTTTTTTGTTCATGTCGTGGGTGGCAGTGGCGATCGCAGTTCGGGTGACACACGAACGCCTCTGA
- the mrdA gene encoding penicillin-binding protein 2, which translates to MNIHHPHALRRRALGAYAGLAALVGILLVGFFRIQVLSGEEAMLKAVSNRIRTLPVPAPRGTIYDRHGEIIADNVPGYQVTILPGPADSVRATLGRMAEYMHLSDARIETVMRTLQAYGREVVVDTDASFEAVAALEERRTEFSGVYVEMRPRRRYQLGGSAGHLTGYIGEITREELDSEAFSEDVYEAGMIVGKVGIERQYEASLQGVQGVRTVEFDARGRIVGNFGGAVSRAAKPGQDLHLNLDKGLQDWVRQIFPDSMSGAVVALDPADGGVLALYSAPGYDPNLFIGGIDEITWAALNADEQKPLFDRSVLGLYAPASTWKLASAGIALDLGVVTPDDLMPEPCTGAYFFGDRFFHCWQRQGHGYNTLAEAIGNSCDIYFYQLGERIGLSRLLVRSNEIGFASRCGIDLPQESRGVFPASPQWWVDNWGYRPREGETLNLAIGQGPNSQTPLKMAQFYLALARDGSAPAPRIAKNANLGVGWELNLEPEHIAALQEGLRRVTAVGGTAHLRTALEYWDLVGKTGTGQNPLSVRGLAEDHAWFAGLAGPPGEPPEIVVVAIVEYGASGGQVAAPLVSKTADFYLRRKYGIPVDTVQTYWDHISTGPIPQWYRERFPEAFLTRPAASSQGATPGPGDTR; encoded by the coding sequence GTGAACATCCACCATCCGCATGCACTGAGGCGTAGAGCCCTAGGAGCTTATGCGGGGCTCGCTGCCCTGGTGGGCATCCTCCTGGTCGGCTTTTTCCGCATTCAGGTACTGAGCGGTGAAGAGGCGATGCTCAAGGCTGTGTCTAATCGGATTCGCACGCTTCCTGTCCCGGCGCCACGGGGTACGATCTACGACCGGCACGGCGAGATCATAGCAGACAACGTGCCGGGTTATCAGGTCACGATCCTGCCCGGGCCGGCCGATTCTGTACGCGCGACACTCGGTCGTATGGCGGAGTACATGCACCTCTCGGATGCTCGTATCGAGACAGTGATGCGGACGCTGCAGGCGTACGGACGTGAGGTCGTGGTCGACACCGACGCGAGCTTCGAGGCCGTCGCAGCTCTCGAGGAACGTCGTACGGAGTTTTCCGGTGTCTACGTGGAAATGCGTCCGCGCAGGCGATATCAACTGGGCGGCTCAGCGGGCCACCTGACGGGCTACATCGGTGAAATCACACGTGAAGAACTGGACTCAGAAGCCTTTTCGGAAGATGTCTACGAAGCGGGCATGATCGTTGGAAAGGTCGGAATCGAACGACAGTACGAAGCGTCGCTCCAGGGCGTGCAGGGTGTTCGTACGGTGGAATTTGATGCTCGGGGCCGGATCGTCGGCAACTTTGGTGGAGCAGTGTCTCGTGCTGCTAAGCCGGGTCAGGACCTGCACCTGAACCTAGACAAGGGGCTGCAGGATTGGGTGCGACAGATCTTTCCAGATTCGATGTCCGGCGCGGTCGTCGCGCTGGATCCAGCTGACGGTGGCGTTCTCGCGCTTTATTCGGCGCCCGGCTACGACCCGAATCTGTTTATCGGGGGCATCGACGAGATCACGTGGGCAGCGCTTAACGCCGACGAACAGAAGCCCCTCTTTGATCGGTCCGTCCTCGGGCTCTACGCGCCCGCTTCGACCTGGAAACTGGCGTCGGCGGGGATTGCGCTGGACCTCGGCGTCGTCACTCCCGACGATTTGATGCCGGAGCCGTGCACCGGAGCATACTTCTTTGGCGATCGTTTTTTCCATTGCTGGCAGCGCCAGGGACACGGGTACAACACGCTGGCCGAGGCGATCGGAAACTCGTGCGACATTTATTTCTATCAGCTGGGTGAGCGGATCGGCCTTTCACGGCTCCTCGTACGCTCGAACGAAATCGGCTTCGCGAGCCGGTGCGGGATCGACTTGCCCCAGGAGAGTCGTGGCGTATTCCCAGCCAGTCCCCAATGGTGGGTCGACAACTGGGGGTATCGGCCGCGTGAAGGAGAGACGTTGAATCTGGCGATCGGGCAGGGTCCCAACTCCCAGACGCCACTCAAGATGGCTCAGTTCTACCTCGCGCTCGCGCGGGACGGATCTGCGCCCGCACCTCGAATCGCTAAGAATGCCAACTTGGGAGTTGGCTGGGAGCTGAACCTCGAGCCCGAGCACATCGCGGCGCTCCAAGAGGGACTGCGCCGAGTGACGGCGGTCGGAGGCACCGCACACTTACGAACAGCTCTCGAGTATTGGGACCTGGTCGGCAAGACAGGCACGGGCCAGAATCCTCTTTCTGTGCGTGGCCTCGCAGAGGACCATGCTTGGTTCGCGGGGCTGGCTGGCCCTCCAGGGGAGCCCCCGGAGATCGTCGTCGTAGCGATCGTGGAATATGGGGCAAGTGGCGGCCAAGTGGCGGCACCGCTCGTTTCGAAAACGGCCGACTTCTATCTCAGGCGTAAATACGGGATCCCGGTGGACACCGTACAGACGTACTGGGATCACATTAGCACAGGTCCGATTCCACAGTGGTATCGTGAGCGCTTCCCCGAGGCGTTCCTGACCCGACCGGCCGCATCGTCGCAGGGGGCTACCCCCGGGCCAGGGGACACGAGGTGA
- the mreD gene encoding rod shape-determining protein MreD, with product MSSSVSARVWLVVALLATLHLLLHVSFSMDGGAPDLLTLGLLLASREIGTGRAASLGLFWGLLEDALSVLSFGANSVAMTILGIGGALTRDLFVGDSRFFLVSYVFIGKWTRDLFHWIAVDSGQRQPFVEEVLVDGGIASLYLVPVGVLVAMVTGLGRDK from the coding sequence ATGAGTAGTTCGGTCAGCGCCAGGGTGTGGTTGGTCGTGGCCTTGCTCGCCACGCTTCACCTGCTTCTGCATGTGAGCTTCTCGATGGATGGTGGAGCTCCAGATCTCCTCACACTGGGTCTCCTCTTGGCTTCCCGTGAGATCGGCACCGGCAGGGCCGCGTCGCTTGGACTCTTTTGGGGTCTTTTGGAGGATGCGCTTAGCGTGCTCTCTTTCGGCGCGAATAGCGTCGCTATGACCATCCTTGGCATTGGTGGGGCGCTCACCCGCGACCTCTTTGTGGGTGATTCCCGCTTCTTCCTCGTGTCGTATGTTTTTATTGGAAAATGGACGCGCGATCTTTTTCACTGGATCGCTGTAGACTCTGGGCAGAGGCAACCGTTCGTGGAAGAGGTCTTGGTTGATGGTGGCATCGCGAGTCTTTATCTGGTCCCGGTTGGCGTGCTCGTGGCTATGGTCACAGGCCTTGGGAGAGATAAGTGA
- a CDS encoding rod shape-determining protein MreC, protein MPPYAPEPESNGRQRELFVAGVVLVLAFSAMFLSGGSQQQIAGVFQTSFLRPFTEVQLRREVARLRGVAVEDMRSLVDSLTLMLITHAAVVDENETLRELLVLGERAGAQYRPATVLRPGTPGSESMFLVDVGAEDGLRQGSAVVGPAGLIGVIREVRSRQAVGMDWTHPDFRVGAMIEDGSAYGLVERWEGEFREADRLVLNGIAFNQSVARSSRVVTSGAGGIFPRGIPIGRTQEVFDTEGSWRKSYWLDPFVDPASTTHVLVLTRDVDLDATRIWPGDSIAAADRASVSGGAS, encoded by the coding sequence GTGCCGCCCTACGCACCAGAACCGGAGTCCAACGGACGGCAGCGTGAACTGTTCGTTGCGGGCGTCGTGCTCGTGCTCGCTTTCTCGGCGATGTTCCTTTCAGGGGGAAGCCAGCAGCAGATAGCTGGAGTGTTCCAGACCTCGTTCTTGAGGCCCTTTACCGAGGTGCAGCTGCGTCGCGAAGTCGCGAGACTTCGGGGCGTCGCGGTGGAGGATATGCGATCCTTGGTGGATTCACTCACACTCATGCTGATTACGCATGCCGCCGTCGTTGATGAAAACGAGACCCTGCGTGAACTCCTGGTGCTCGGGGAGCGAGCCGGTGCCCAGTATCGACCCGCCACGGTCCTTCGTCCCGGAACCCCAGGGTCGGAGAGCATGTTTCTCGTGGACGTCGGAGCTGAGGACGGACTACGCCAGGGTTCTGCGGTGGTTGGACCCGCCGGCTTGATCGGCGTGATCCGTGAGGTGCGTTCACGACAGGCCGTGGGTATGGACTGGACGCATCCAGATTTCCGCGTGGGCGCAATGATCGAAGATGGGTCCGCCTACGGACTCGTTGAAAGATGGGAGGGAGAGTTCCGTGAAGCGGATCGCCTCGTGCTCAACGGAATCGCGTTCAACCAGTCCGTTGCGCGATCCTCTAGGGTCGTCACGAGTGGCGCAGGGGGGATCTTCCCTCGTGGGATTCCGATCGGCCGCACCCAAGAGGTGTTCGACACTGAGGGAAGCTGGAGGAAGAGTTATTGGCTCGACCCGTTCGTCGACCCCGCGTCTACAACTCACGTGCTGGTCCTGACCCGAGACGTCGACCTCGATGCCACTCGGATCTGGCCGGGCGACTCGATTGCGGCGGCTGACAGGGCGTCCGTGAGCGGGGGGGCTTCATGA
- a CDS encoding rod shape-determining protein translates to MPVNDIAVDLGTANTLVYVKGEGIVLNEPSVVAMEKGSRRILGIGLEAKRMLGRTPDGIEAIRPLKDGVIADVDVTELMLRHFLKQVTSKRIFRIKPRVVVGVPSGITELERRAVRSSAMSAGAKVVYMVDEPMAAAIGVGLPVETPTGNMVIDIGGGTTEIAVIALSGIVSDTSIRVGGDELDRAIVTFLRKNYNLLIGEPTAEAIKIQIGSAFDYGEEREMDVKGRDLVSGIPKTVVVHSQEIRECIQEPIQAIVDAVRRALEITPPELSSDIVDKGIMMTGGGALIRGLDKLIHHETNLPIHVDEEPLTCVVRGAGRILDDLTKYRTVLVQ, encoded by the coding sequence ATTCCCGTGAACGACATCGCTGTCGATCTGGGGACCGCGAACACACTCGTGTACGTGAAGGGTGAGGGCATCGTACTGAATGAGCCGTCTGTCGTTGCGATGGAAAAGGGCAGCCGGCGCATCTTGGGAATCGGCCTTGAGGCCAAGCGTATGCTCGGCCGCACGCCCGATGGAATCGAAGCGATTCGCCCCCTTAAGGATGGCGTCATCGCGGATGTCGACGTGACCGAGCTGATGCTCCGGCATTTTCTGAAGCAGGTCACGTCGAAGCGCATCTTCAGGATCAAACCGCGCGTGGTTGTCGGGGTGCCCTCGGGTATCACCGAGCTGGAGCGTCGTGCCGTGCGATCGTCCGCTATGTCAGCAGGCGCGAAAGTCGTCTATATGGTGGATGAGCCGATGGCAGCCGCGATCGGAGTTGGTCTTCCAGTTGAGACTCCGACCGGGAACATGGTGATCGACATCGGTGGTGGCACGACCGAGATCGCCGTCATCGCCCTGTCGGGTATCGTTTCGGACACCTCGATCCGCGTGGGCGGGGATGAGTTGGACCGCGCAATCGTGACCTTCCTGCGCAAGAACTACAATCTCCTCATCGGCGAACCTACTGCGGAGGCGATCAAGATCCAGATCGGTTCCGCGTTCGATTACGGCGAAGAGCGAGAGATGGATGTGAAGGGAAGGGATCTGGTTTCGGGTATACCGAAGACTGTGGTCGTGCACTCACAGGAAATTCGCGAGTGTATCCAGGAGCCGATCCAGGCGATTGTAGATGCGGTGCGCCGCGCACTTGAGATCACGCCTCCAGAGCTCTCGTCCGACATCGTCGACAAGGGCATCATGATGACGGGTGGTGGTGCGCTCATTCGCGGTCTGGACAAGCTGATCCATCATGAGACGAACTTGCCTATTCACGTCGATGAGGAACCGCTTACCTGCGTCGTGCGCGGTGCCGGTCGGATTCTTGACGACCTGACGAAATACCGAACGGTTCTCGTTCAGTAG